The Apium graveolens cultivar Ventura unplaced genomic scaffold, ASM990537v1 ctg9106, whole genome shotgun sequence sequence ccctaaaccctaaaccctaaaccctaaacctaaaccctaaaccctaaaaccctaaaccctaaaccctaaaccctaaaccctaaaccctaaaccctaaaccctaaaccctaaaccctaaaccctaaaccctaaaccctaaaccctaaaccctaaaccctaaaccctaaaacCTTAAACCTAAACACAAAACCCTAAACCTAAAaacctaaaccctaaaccctaaaaacctaaaaccctaaaccctaaaccctaaaccctaaaccctaaaccctaaaccctaaaccctaaaccctaacccATTAAAccccctaaaccctaaaccctaaaccctcttaaaccctaaaccctacccctaaacccctaaaccctaaaccctaaaccctaacaCTAAACCTAAACCCTAAAGCCTAAACCCAAACCCTAAAACCCTAAAACCCTAAACCTAAACCCGAAACcctaaccctaaaccctaaacctcTAAACCCTAAAACCAAACCCTAAACCCTACCCCTAACCTTAAACCCTAAACCTAaacctaaaccctaaaccctaaaccctaaaccctaaaccctaaaaccctaaaccctaaaccctaaaccctaaaccctaaaccctaaacctaaaccctaaaccctaaaccctaaaccctaaaccctaaaccctaaccctaaaccctaaaccctaaacctaaaccctaaccctaaacccctaaaccctaaaccctaaccctaaaccctaaaccctaaaccctaaaccctaaaccctaaaccctaaaccctaaaccctaaaaccctaaaccctaaaccctaaaccctaaccctaaacctaaaaccctaaaccctaaaccctaaaccctaaaccctaaaccctaaaccctaaaccctaaaccctaaaccctaaaccctaaaccctaaaccctaaaccctaaccctaaaccctaaaccctaaaccctaaaccctaaaccctaaaccctaaaccctaaaccctaaaccctaaaccctataaaccctaaaccctaaaccctaaaccctaaccctaaaccctaaaccctaaccctaaaccctaaaccctaaaccctaaaccctaaaccctaaaccctaaaccctaaacctaaaccctaaaccctaaaccctaaaccctataccctaaaccctaaaccctaaaccctaaaccctaaaccctaaaccctaaaccctaaaccctaaaccctaaacctaaaccctaaaccctaaaccctaaaccctaaaccctaaaccctaaaccctaaaccctaaaccctaaaccctaaaccctaaaccctaaccctaaaccctaaaccctaacctaaaccctaaaccctaaaccctaaaccctaaaccctaaaccttaACCCTaacctaaaccctaaaccctaaaccctaaaccctaaaccctaaaccctaaaccctaaaccctaaaccctaaaccctaaaccctaaaccctaaaccctaaaccctaaccctaaaaccctaaaccctaaaccctaaaccctaaaccctaaaccctaaaccctaaccctaaaccctaaaccctaaaccctaaaccctaaaccctaaccctaacctaaaccctaaaccctaaccctaaccctaaaccctaaaccctaaaccctaaaccctaaaccctaaaccctaaaaccctaaaccctaaacctaaaccctaaacccctaaaccctaaaccctaaaccctaacctaaaccctaaacctaaaccctaaaccctaaaccctaaaccctaaaccctaaaccctaaaccctaaacccctGACCCCTGGAATAAATCTCTTATGACGTACCATATTTGGAATTTAGTCTCTGAGTCCTGTTCTCTTTGGGTGAAATGGATTCATGCTTACCGTTTGAGAAGGAGGAATTTCTGGGATATTCCTGTTGCTTGGGATGCGTCTTGGAGTTGGAAAAACATCTTGGCGCTTAGGGAAGAGGTGAGACCTTTTGTGAGATCTTTAGTGGGTAATGGTGAGAGTACAAACTTCTGGTTTGATACATGGGCTTTGGATTTTCCGTTCTCTAAGGTCTGTTCTCATCGGGATATAGTGAATATGGGATTCAATAAATTTAACAAAGTTGCAGATTTTTCGGGTGAGGGGCAAGTGGAATGGCCTGAGGCTTTACTTCTTAAAATTCCTAGTCTCCAAGGTTTGTGTATTAGGTTAACGGGGATTTCAGATAAAGTGGGGTGGTTGTCGAAAACGAGGAAGATTAGGAATTTCTCTGTGTCGCAGGTTTGGAATGATTTGAGGCTGAGCCGGGATAAGGTGTTATGGTGGAGTTTAATTTGGTTCCCCAAGAGCATCCCCAAGCATAGCTTTATGTTATGGTTGGCTATTCGTAAGAGATTGCTTACTCAGGATCGTCTTCAAAGCTGGCAGATTCAAAATAGAGCTGTGTGCAGCTTTTGTGAGCGTATGCCAGATTCTGTGGATCACTTGTTCTTTGAGTGTGTcttttgtaaaattattttagagGATTTTCAGAGTAGAGGTTATTTATTAGAATATCAAGGAGACTGGAATAATTTTATTCAGATGGCATCTGCTCAATGGGTTGGTAAATCGATCCATGTTCTTATTAATAAGCTTACGTTAGCTGCTTTAATTTTCCACATTTGGCTTGAAAGAAACAGGCGTTTGTTTCAGAGCAAGAAAAAGCAGAGAGGGCAAATTATCTCGGATGTTGAGGATGAGATTCGTAAGAAACTTCAAGGGATTGTTGTTGTAAATTCTTTGAGAGTGCGAGAGGAGTTATTGAGGTGGGGTATCGGTGTGGAGCGCCCTTCAATCCAATTTAATTATGATGAGTTGTGCTGAGCTGTTTTTAGTTTCTTCGGATTCCTTTAAGGCCAGGAGTTTGAGTGTGGTTCTGCTGGGTTTTTTGTGGTTTGTCCAAGTAGTGAGTTGGGAGTCGATGTTTGAGAGTAGGACTCAATGGAGCTGGTTTGTTATGAGGTTGAGTTTGAATGGTAGGTTCTGGAAGGTGGGCTATGGTTTAGTAGATTCCTTTACTATTAGAGCTCGGTTTAGGACTTTTGGGATGGATTTGTATTTAGTTGAGGGTTGGTTAGGGTGGAAGAGTGTTTTTGATTTGTGCTTGAACTTTTACTGGTGGAGCTGGTTCTGGGAGGTTTTTTTCTTAATAAAGTTTGATCTGCTTTTGGATTGGGTTTGGTTTTTTATTGGCTATGTTCATGGTGGGGCTGAGATGACTGGTTCCATTATTGTGGTCATTATTTGTGTGAAGATTGAGTTAGTTTTGTTGAAGTCAGGTGAATTCTATTCTTATTTGAATTTATTGGCGCTCGGTTTGCTTTTCGGGGACATTGATCAGATTAGTTCGTGCTGTTTTTGGAATTCTCTGTTCGAATTTGCAAGatggtgtgtgtatgtgttgtgtGGGTGGGTGTGTGAGTGCGTGTGTCTGTTTGGGTGTGTGCTCTGGTGTGGGTGTGTGATGTGGGTGGTGTGCGTGTGTAAGGGTGTTTGTGTGTCTTGGGGGGGCATTGTGGGTTGGGGTTTTCCTGGTTTTTCTGTTAGGTGCTCGAAGGGGGGTCTTTTATTTTGTGGGTGGGGGGCTAGAGAGGGTATAGTTTTGCTGGTGTGGTGGTGTAAAGAGGTTTTGAAGGTGGTTTTCCAGAAGTTGAGATTTGTCCTCAGTTTATCTTGGCTGTTGGTGAAGGTCTGGTTTGTTCGTGGGAGTTGCTGGGGTGGGTTTGAGATTAATTTTCTGGGTAGAGGTTTTTGGTTGGGTTGGGTCTGTAGGGTGAAGTCTTTCGGTGGGGGAGTTTGCGTTGGATGGTTTTTAATTTTCCAAAGCTGGGGGGGTGAGATTGAGAGGGTTTCGACAATGTCGAGTTGTGTTGCTGGGGTCTGCTTGCTCTGGGTTAGGCTTCAGGATCTGTTGCTCCTTCTCGGAAGTTCTGTCATTGCTAGTTGCTGCTTCCCTGATAGGCCAAGGTTGCTGTTTCTGTATTTCTTGCTGCTGTGCATAGCCTGGTTTATGAGATTCGGGAGCATGTTGTTTGTTTGGAGGGCCTTGGGTTGGAAGCATTATGGGCTGTGGTTGCTTTTTGGTCTGGGCCGGTCGAGCTTGGTTTGTGGTGGGCTGCTCTTCTTTTGGGCTTTGGAGTTGGCTTTTGGCTTTTTATTTGTTTCATCTTGGAAGAGGTTCTTGGGTTTTTGTGGCTCTTCTTTTTGGTCTTGTATGGGCTGGGGTTTTAGTTTGGACTTTCTTTTGTCTAAGCTTTGTTTTTGCTCTTGTCGGGCTTtgtagttttgtttttttttttttccttttgGTTTTTCTCTTGAAGTTCTGTTTCAAGAGTTATTTCCTTAGGAATTTCCCTTTGTATATTCtctctttttatatatttttccgAGGCTTAGACCTCTTTTacccaaaaaaaaaaaaaaaaaaaaccctaaaccctaaaccctaaaccctaaaccgtaaaccctaaaccctaaaccctaaaccctaaaccgtAAACcgtaaaccctaaaccctaaaccctaaaccctaaaccctaaaccctaaaccctaaaccctaaaccctaaaccctaaaccctaaaccctaaaccctaaaccctaaaccctaaaccctaaaccctaaaccctaaacccaaAAAAAAAACATGCAGCGTGCTCTCCAGCCCCCCAACCCCTCCCCAGGCGATTTTTTTGGCGACTGCCAATAAATCCATAATTTTGATCTCTTTTTCTTCTGATTTCTTTGCTTTGCTGCTTATTAATGTCTCCTCCACAACCTAACAATCGTTTAGATAGTAGAAACTCGAGTTTTGGTGGCAGATCTGGTTATGGCGGCGCTCGAGATGGAGTTCGTCCAAACGCCTCTGTGGTTAATAAGAAGAAATCGACTCCCAGATTTATGGGTATGGATGGAAAACGTGTGGAAGGGCTTAGTGAGAACGCTGGTATAACCCGTCCTCATCGGTCTGTTCATAATCGAACTGTTCGATTTAGCCCAGTTGTAGATTTCCAGGGAGATAATGATGGGTCGTTGAATACATTGTATGGACTGAAGGATGGTGATGGATTTACGGAAGAAGGTTTTATCCAGGGAGATGTAGGTATAGATACAGATTCTGTATCTAATGGTGAGGATGACGGGTTTCAGGGGTCTGAAATGGGTAGTGGTTTGAACGGAGTTTCGGGTATAGATACAGGGAAGGGTGTAAGTATAGGTCTGGTATCTGGGAATGGAAGTAGTTTGGGTGGAGTTCTGGGTAATCTGATGTATAAAGCAGAAAGTAGTTCTGAGATGGGTGTTGCTGTAGGAGGTGCGGATGGAAGTCTGGTGAATAAGATGGGTGGGAAGGTGCAGAAGTCTGATGTGGCTGGTGTAATGGGTTCGAGCATTCACACCCAGAATCTACAGGAAGATTTTTCTTGTATGGAGGTTGAGAATGATTCAGGTAGGGCTCGTGAACCATGGGCAAATGTGATTAAGGAGAAGGCTGTGTCTGATTCTAAGCAGGCAActccttttgattatccgaagAAACCATGGGCAGATGTTGTGAAACCGAAAGGAAGTAGTGCGAGGTTGAAATTCGAATATCATTCTCCAGAGGTTGTGGATGGTCGTGTGGTGATCAAACCTCCTTTGTCTGTTGATATGCAGGGTCGACATGCCTGGGAGAATTGTCTTGTTGGGTATTTTTTTGAGAAACGAGTGGCGTATTATGTGATGAATAACACGGCTCAGAGACGGTGGTCAAGTAGAGGGCTGAAGGAAGTGATTATGAATGATGATGgattcttcttcttcaaatttAGAACAGAAGGTGATATGCTGGATATCTTGGAGGAGGGAGTGTGCATGGTGGAAGGAAAGCCACTGATTTTGCAAAGGTGGTTTCCACAGATTGTGTTATCCAAGGAAGTTCCAAAATACATTCCATTATGGGTCAAAATTTTTAATATCCCCTTACAATATTGGAGTGTAGCAGGTTTGAGTCGTATTGGAAGTGGTATTGGTAATATTTTGATGGCAGATTCGTTAACGGAGCAAATGTGCAAAGAGGCTAGTGGTCGGTTGAGTTTTGCTAAATTATTGATTGAAGTAGATGCTAAGCAACCGTTACCGGAGAAGTTGTTTGTGCATATTCCGTTTGATGATGATAGGGAGCCTGTGGAGGTTGCTTTGCGTGTGGAATATCCCTGTAGACCTACCTGGTGCACTAAATGTGTGAAATTTGGGCATTCAGTTCACCAATGTCCAGTGTTAGCTAGTGTTAGTGAGCAGATCAAAGAGAAGGCTAATGCAGGTTCGAGTGGAGGAGTTGTTGGGAATGTTAAGGATGATGATTTTCAGGTGGTTCAGCGTAGAGGAAAGGAGAAAATGCCTGTTTCTATCGGATCTGGGCAGCAAGGTAATCGTAAGGGAGTTTCAGTGAAGTCGTCCTTTCAATATGTTAATAGGGGCGTGGTTATTAAAGAAAGTAAGGATTTGCAGAAAGGTGGATTGGGGAGTTCGAAATTTTCTAAAGTGGTTGGTGGGGCTGTGAAAGATGGGGGCTTGAAGGAGAAGAATAATCAAGGTCGTCCTCCTGTGATTATTCAGAATAGATTTGATGTATTGAATGCGGAGGAATTTGTTAATCCGAGTAGTTTAGTTAAGAAAGGTTCAAAGGATGTTGTTGGGTTGGCTGGTCAAGATAAGGGAGCCCAGTATAAATTGGATGGGATGGAAGTAGAGAAGAATGTGGGTATGGGTGATGTTTTGGATAATAGAGTTAAGGAGTATATGTTTAGTGGTAGCAATCTTTCAGAGGCTGAGCAGTCAGATTTGGAGCTGATAATTGATAAGAAGGAAAAGGACCAGGTGAATAGAAAGCATCAGGAGTTTCTTTTGTGTACTACGAACATGGAGCAGGAATATAGCTTAGAGCAGGATGATACAGATAAGTTTATGTTGCAGGGTATTTCTATGTTGGAAAAAGATGGGGAGTTGGAGGATTGGGTGTCGGAAGATGAGCCTGATGGAGGGAAGCTGGAGTGTTGATTTCTCTTCAGCGTGGTTTCTTGGGTCTGTTTTTTTCTGTTTAGTTTTCTATGGATAAGTTAGCCTTCTGGAATGTTAGAGGCTTTAATCAGCCTTTTAAGCGTAAGGAAGTTGCCAATTTAATTCGGAATAATCAAGTTGGGTTGTGTGCTCTGATTGAGACTCATGTAGCTAAAGGGCGTGTTAATAATGTTTTTAACAGGTTGTTTAGGAATTGGGACTGGGTTTCAAATTCGGGTCTTTGTCAGAGGGGTTGTAGAATTGTGATTGGGTGGAATCCGGACTTATTTGATGTGCTAGAGATTATGTCTACTGATCAAGTTATTCATTGTGTGGTTACGGATTTGGAGAGTAAAAATTCTTTTCATTGTTCTGTTGTTTATGCTGCTAATGAGCATGTGGCTCGTCGTGAGGTTTGGCATTCTCTTTGTTCGTATAGTATGCTTACTACTAGCTCGCCTTGGATTGTTATGGGAGATTTTAATGCTATTTTGTCTAGTTCAGAAATGCTAGGGGGTGTGGATAGTCGATCTCCGGCAATTCAAGAATTTAGAGATTGTGTTAACTTTATTGAAGTGCAGGATATTGTGTATTCTGGTATTCAATTCACTTGGGCAGGATCTCCTCATGGAATTGGTGTGGTGAAAAAGTTAGATAGGGTTATGGCCAATTTGAATTTTCTGAATAAATTTTCTGGGACTACTGTGAATTTTCTTCCTCGGGGAGTGAGTGATCATAGTCCAGCGGTGGTTAATTTGAATGTGTGTAGAAGGAGGGGAAAGAGTTCTTTCAAGTTTAATAACTTCTTGGCCTATCGAGAAAATTTCCTAGATCTTGTCTCAGGGGTTTGGAAGCATAAAGTGGAGGGGTTTAAGATGTTTCAGATTACCCAGAAACTTCATAGAATGAAGAGGTTGCTTAAGGCTGAATCGTGGAAGGGTGGTGATTTGTCTCAGAAAGGTACTGTTCTTAAGGCCAGGCTGGTTGATATTCAGACTCAACTGGATCTTCATCCGTTTGATGCTGATCTCAGGAGTCGGGAGCAGATTATTGCCAGAGATTACAGGGCTTGTAAGCTTGAGGAAGAGAGGTTGCTTAAGCAGAGGGCTAAGGTGCATTGGCTAAAGGTGGGAGACAAGAATTCTAAATTCTTTCATAAAAGTCTTCAGGCCAGGAGACACAAAAAAACTATTCTGGAGATTTCTGATGAGGTGGGGAATATTTTGAGAGGGGAGGATATGGTGTCTCATTTTGTTGATTATTACAGGAATTTATTGGGCAAGAGAGATTCTTGTGACAGATGTGTTGGGTTAGATGCTTATGCTAATCATTTGAGTGTTACTACAGCTGGGGATTTAATTAGGGAGGTTACCAGTGAGGAGATTAAAGAGGTCATTTTCCAGATGGGGGACGATAAAGCTTCTGGTCCTGATGGCTATTCAGCTCTTTTCTTTAAGAAGGCTTGGAAGATAATTGGCGAAGATGTGTGTCAGGCTGTTAAAGAGTTTTTTGTGTCTGGTAAGTTGCTCAAGGAGGTGAATGCAACTCTGATTGCTCTTATTCCTAAAACGGATCTTCCTAGTGTTGTTGGTGAGTTTCGTCCTATAGCTCTTTGTAATGTGCTTTACAAATGTATTACTAAGATCATTGCTAATAGGATTAAGGGGTGTTTGAATGAGCTTGTTGACGATTCCCAGAACGCGTTTATTCCGGGGCGTCGTATCAGTGATAATATTTTACTTACTCAGGAGCTTTTGAAAGATTATCACAGACAGGTTGGAGTGCCTCGTTGTGCAATTAAAGTGGATATTAAGAAAGCTTATGATAGTGTGTCTTGGGATTTTATGTGGGATGCTCTAAAGCTTTTTGGGTTCCCTGTTAGAATGATTGGCTGGATTCGGGAATGTGTTTCTTCCCCTTCTTACTCTATTATCCTTAATGGTCAGATGCATGGGTTTTTTTAAGGGGGAGAAAGGTCTTCGTCAGGGCGATCCCTTGTCTCCGTATTTATTTACGTTGGTTATGCAGATGTTCTCTCTGATGATTAAAAGAAGAATTGAGGAAGAAGGTAATTTCAGGTATCATCCCAAATGTGCTAAATTAAaaatctctcatctctcttttGCGGATGATTTATTCCTGTTTTGTGCTGCTGATCCTAACTCGATTCAGTTGTTGAAAGATTGTTTAGATGAGTTTGGGAATTGTGCTGGTCTATGGCCTAATAATGACAAGAGTAACATTTTCTTTGGTAATGTTGCTCGCTCTGATAGATCTCTTATTAAGAACATTTTGGAATTTAGAGTTGGGTCCTTGCCAGTTAAGTACCTGGGTGTCCCTTTGATTTCGACTACTCTTTGGGTTAATGATTGCAAGCCTTTAGTTCAAAAAGTTCGCGATAAAATTGATTGTTGGGAAAATAATTGGTTAAACTATGCTGGAAGAGTTCAATTAGCAACTTCAGTTCTATTGTCGATGCAAGTCTATTGGGGCTCCATCTTTATTCTGCCCATTACAGTTACAAAGCAAATTGAGAAGTTGATCCGTACTTTTATTTGGGGCGGGAAGGACACGTCTAAAGGGAAAGCTAAGGTTTCATGGAAAGATGTCTGCTGTCCCAAACAGGAGGGTGGTTTGGGTCTTCGTTCCTTGAGGTGCTGGAATAAATCTCTTATGACGTACCATATTTGGAATTTAGTCTCTGAGTCCTGTTCTCTTTGGGTGAAATGGATTCATGCTTACCGTTTGAGAAGGAGGAATTTCTGGGATATTCCTGTTGCTTGGGATGCGTCTTGGAGTTGGAAAAACATCTTGGCGCTTAGGGAAGAGGTGAGACCTTTTGTGAGATCTTTAGTGGGTAATGGTGAGAGTACAAACTTCTGGTTTGATACATGGGCTTTGGATTTTCCGTTCTCTAAGGTCTGTTCTCATCGGGATATAGTGAATATGGGATTCAATAAATTTAACAAAGTTGCAGATTTTTCGGGTGAGGGGCAAGTGGAATGGCCTGAGGCTTTACTTCTTAAAATTCCTAGTCTCCAAGGTTTGTGTATTAGGTTAACGGGGATTTCAGATAAAGTGGGGTGGTTGTCGAAAACGAGGAAGATTAGGAATTTCTCTGTGTCGCAGGTTTGGAATGATTTGAGGCTGAGCCGGGATAAGGTGTTATGGTGGAGTTTAATTTGGTTCCCCAAGAGCATCCCCAAGCATAGCTTTATGTTATGGTTGGCTATTCGTAAGAGATTGCTTACTCAGGATCGTCTTCAAAGCTGGCAGATTCAAAATAGAGCTGTGTGCAGCTTTTGTGAGCGTATGCCAGATTCTGTGGATCACTTGTTCTTTGAGTGTGTcttttgtaaaattattttagagGATTTTCAGAGTAGAGGTTATTTATTAGAATATCAAGGAGACTGGAATAATTTTATTCAGATGGCATCTGCTCAATGGGTTGGTAAATCGATCCATGTTCTTATTAATAAGCTTACGTTAGCTGCTTTAATTTTCCACATTTGGCTTGAAAGAAACAGGCGTTTGTTTCAGAGCAAGAAAAAGCAGAGAGGGCAAATTATCTCGGATGTTGAGGATGAGATTCGTAAGAAACTTCAAGGGATTGTTGTTGTAAATTCTTTGAGAGTGCGAGAGGAGTTATTGAGGTGGGGTATCGGTGTGGAGCGCCCTTCAATCCAATTTAATTATGATGAGTTGTGCTGAGCTGTTTTTAGTTTCTTCGGATTCCTTTAAGGCCAGGAGTTTGAGTGTGGTTCTGCTGGGTTTTTTGTGGTTTGTCCAAGTAGTGAGTTGGGAGTCGATGTTTGAGAGTAGGACTCAATGGAGCTGGTTTGTTATGAGGTTGAGTTTGAATGGTAGGTTCTGGAAGGTGGGCTATGGTTTAGTAGATTCCTTTACTATTAGAGCTCGGTTTAGGACTTTTGGGATGGATTTGTATTTAGTTGAGGGTTGGTTAGGGTGGAAGAGTGTTTTTGATTTGTGCTTGAACTTTTACTGGTGGAGCTGGTTCTGGGAGGTTTTTTTCTTAATAAAGTTTGATCTGCTTTTGGATTGGGTTTGGTTTTTTATTGGCTATGTTCATGGTGGGGCTGAGATGACTGGTTCCATTATTGTGGTCATTATTTGTGTGAAGATTGAGTTAGTTTTGTTGAAGTCAGGTGAATTCTATTCTTATTTGAATTTATTGGCGCTCGGTTTGCTTTTCGGGGACATTGATCAGATTAGTTCGTGCTGTTTTTGGAATTCTCTGTTCGAATTTGCAAGatggtgtgtgtatgtgttgtgtGGGTGGGTGTGTGAGTGCGTGTGTCTGTTTGGGTGTGTGCTCTGGTGTGGGTGTGTGATGTGGGTGGTGTGCGTGTGTAAGGGTGTTTGTGTGTCTTGGGGGGGCATTGTGGGTTGGGGTTTTCCTGGTTTTTCTGTTAGGTGCTCGAAGGGGGGTCTTTTATTTTGTGGGTGGGGGGCTAGAGAGGGTATAGTTTTGCTGGTGTGGTGGTGTAAAGAGGTTTTGAAGGTGGTTTTCCAGAAGTTGAGATTTGTCCTCAGTTTATCTTGGCTGTTGGTGAAGGTCTGGTTTGTTCGTGGGAGTTGCTGGGGTGGGTTTGAGATTAATTTTCTGGGTAGAGGTTTTTGGTTGGGTTGGGTCTGTAGGGTGAAGTCTTTCGGTGGGGGAGTTTGCGTTGGATGGTTTTTAATTTTCCAAAGCTGGGGGGGTGAGATTGAGAGGGTTTCGACAATGTCGAGTTGTGTTGCTGGGGTCTGCTTGCTCTGGGTTAGGCTTCAGGATCTGTTGCTCCTTCTCGGAAGTTCTGTCATTGCTAGTTGCTGCTTCCCTGATAGGCCAAGGTTGCTGTTTCTGTATTTCTTGCTGCTGTGCATAGCCTGGTTTATGAGATTCGGGAGCATGTTGTTTGTTTGGAGGGCCTTGGGTTGGAAGCATTATGGGCTGTGGTTGCTTTTTGGTCTGGGCCGGTCGAGCTTGGTTTGTGGTGGGCTGCTCTTCGTTTGGGCTTTGGAGTTGGCTTTTGGCTTTTGATTTGTTTCATCTTGGAAGAGGTTCTTGGGTTTTTGTGGCTCTTCTTTTTGGTCTTGTATGGGCTGGGGTTTTAGTTTGGACTTTCTTTTGTCTAAGCTTTGTTTTTGCTCTTGTCGGGCTTtgtagttttgtttttttttttttttttttttccttttgGTTTTTCTCTTGAAGTTCTGTTTCAAGAGTTATTTCCTTAGGAATTTCCCTTTGTATATTCtctctttttatatatttttccgAGGCTTAGACCTCTTTTacccaaaaaaaaaaaaaaaaccctaaaccctaaaccctaaaccctaaaccctaaaccctaaaccctaaaccctaaaccctaaaccctaaacccctgcattcgcatttatttggggtcgtccgaaagtgaatcgaggctgaaaccaatgaaactaggtttcaaaataattctcgtaggcaggggtacacgaggtatggagccaaaattgaggcgtcccattttttggatatcttttcgtaatttgtccctagggatttatgaaattgcattcgcatttatttggggtcgtccgaaagtgaatcggggctgaaa is a genomic window containing:
- the LOC141705609 gene encoding uncharacterized protein LOC141705609, translated to MTYHIWNLVSESCSLWVKWIHAYRLRRRNFWDIPVAWDASWSWKNILALREEVRPFVRSLVGNGESTNFWFDTWALDFPFSKVCSHRDIVNMGFNKFNKVADFSGEGQVEWPEALLLKIPSLQGLCIRLTGISDKVGWLSKTRKIRNFSVSQVWNDLRLSRDKVLWWSLIWFPKSIPKHSFMLWLAIRKRLLTQDRLQSWQIQNRAVCSFCERMPDSVDHLFFECVFCKIILEDFQSRGYLLEYQGDWNNFIQMASAQWVGKSIHVLINKLTLAALIFHIWLERNRRLFQSKKKQRGQIISDVEDEIRKKLQGIVVVNSLRVREELLRWGIGVERPSIQFNYDELC